In the Cellulomonas sp. C5510 genome, ATGCCGAGGTAGTCCTCGACCCGCTCGATGCCGGGCTCGAGGACGCCGATGGTGCGCTTCTTCTCGTCCACCTCGTAGTCGCGCTCCGGCTGCAGGCGGCGCACGACCTTGGCGAACTCCGCGTACCAGCGGTTCGCGTCACCGGACGCGGGGCCGGAGATGATGAGCGGGGTGCGCGCCTCGTCGATGAGGATCGAGTCGACCTCGTCGACGATCGCGAAGTGGTGGCCCCGCTGCACGAGCTCGTCCGTGCTCCACGCCATGTTGTCGCGCAGGAAGTCGAAGCCGAACTCGTTGTTCGTGCCGTAGGTGATGTCCGCGGCGTACTGCGCGCGCCGCTCCGCCGGGGTCTGGCCCTGGAGGATGACGCCGGTCGTCAGGCCGAGGAACCGGTAGACGCGGCCCATGAGGTCCGCCTGGTAGCTCGCGAGGTAGTCGTTGACCGTGACGACGTGCACGCCCTGGCCGGTCAGCGCGTTGAGGTACGCCGGCGCGGTGGCGACCAGCGTCTTGCCCTCACCGGTCTTCATCTCGGCGATGTTGCCCAGGTGCAGCGCGGCCCCGCCCATGAGCTGGACGTCGAAGTGCCGCTGGCCGAGCGTGCGGCGCGCGGCCTCCCGCACGGCCGCGAACGCCTCCGCGAGGATGTCGTCGAGCGTCTCGCCGTCGGCCAGCCGCGCCTTGAAGCGGTCGGTCTCCTCGCGGAGCTCCGCGTCCGACAGCGACGAGAAGTCGCTCTCCAGCAGGTTGACCTGCTGGGCGATGCCCGACAGCTTCTTGAGGATCCGTCCCTCGCCCAGGCGGAGGACCTTCTCGAGGATCGCAGGCACGTGCACTCCCGACTCGCTGCGCCCCGGCGCGGATGCGCGGGGCGTCCCGGCGTCCCGACCGCACAGCCGGGCCCTGTCCATCGTAGGTGAGGCACGCCGACCGGCAGCAACCGGCGCCCCGGGCGTGGGCGACGACGTCAGCGCGTCGCGAGCGCGGCGGTGAGCACACCCGCGAGAGTCCCACGGGGCTCGCCGTCCCGGCCCCCGACGACCACGTCGTCGAGACCCAGCCAGCCGGCCAGCAGGCGGAGCTCGTCCGCGAGGTCGGCGGCGACCTCCGCGGCGTCGTCGCCCGCCCCCGGTGGCTCGTGCGCCGCGTGGACGCGCAGCACGCGCGACGCCCGGTCGGCCTTGAGGTCGACGAGCGCCGCGAGCCGCTCGCCGCGCAGGAACGGGAGCACGTAGTAGCCGTGGACCCGCTGCGCCTCCGGCACGTAGATCTCGATGCGGTAGCGCAGACCGAAGAGCTCCTCCAGGCGGCGGCGCTCGAAGACCAGCGGGTCGAACGGGCTGAGCAGGGCGCGACCGGTGGCGCGACACGGCAGGTCGGCGTCGGCGTGCAGGTACACCGGTCGCTCCCAGCCGGACACCCGCACGGGGACGAGCGTGCCGTCCTCCACGAGCTCGTCCAGCGCCCGTCGTGCCCCCGCGCCCCTGACGCGGAAGTAGTCGAGCAGGCAGCGTGCCGACGCGACGCCGTGCGCGCGGGCGGCGATGGCGAGGAGCTCGCGCACCGCCGTCGCCTCGTCCGGCTCCTGCACGTCGAGCACCGCGGCCGGCAGCACGCGGGACGTCAGGTCGTAGCACCGCTCGAACTGGGCGTTCCGGCGCGCGGAGGCCACCTCACCGGTGAAGAAGAGGAACTCGAGCACCCGCTTGGACGCCGTCCAGTTCCAGCCCCAGTCGGTGCGCGTCCGGGGGTGCTCGGCCTCGACGTGCGCGTGCACCTCGGAGGCCGTGAGCGGGCCGTCGGCCTCGATCATGGCCAGGACGTCCGCGACGAGCGGCGAGAACCGCATCGGCACCTCCCGGATCGAGCCCCACGCGTGGTCCAGGTACGCGCGGCGTCGCCAGCCGAGCAGCGCGTACGTCTCCGGCGGGACGTACGACGCCTCGTGCGCCCACGTCTCCACCAGCCGCCGCGGCGCCCGACCGGACGCGCGGTCGAGCAGCGCCGTGTCGTACGGCCCCACGCGCGAGAACGTCGGCATGAGGTGGGCCCGGGCGAGGACGTTGACCGAGTCGATCTGGAGCAGCCCGACCCGGTCCACGACCTGCTGGAGGTGGCGCATGGTCGCCGGCCCGGTGCGCGGTGCACGGGGGCGGTCGAGCCCCTGGGCGCGGAGGGCGACGCGGCGCGCCTGCGAGAGGGACAGCGTGCCGCCGGGTCGGTGCGCGGTCCCCCGGGGCGGGGCGGCGGGGGTCGTCGTGCTCATCGACCCATCGTGCCGCCCGCCACCGACACCGTCCGGGCCGGGGCCGGGCCGGCACTCCACCGCCGCCGCCGTCACGGACGCGGACCGCGGTGCCCGCGCGGCGCGCCGCCGACGCCGCGCGACGTCCGCGGCCCGGCACGGCAGCGCCCGCCGGCACGTGCCGGCGGGCGCTGCCGTGCGGGTGGCGGCACACGCCGGCCCGCGTGGCGCCTCAGCGCTGGGCGACCGCCCCGGCGTGCGCGGTGCCGCTCCCCGTCGTCGTCACCGCGGCGTCGAGCTTGATCACGCCGTAGCTCCAGCCCCGACGCCGGTACGCGACCGCGGGCTGCGCCGTCTCCGCGTCGACGAACAGGAAGAAGTCGTGCCCGACCAGCTCCATCTCGTACAGCGCGTCGTCGATCGTCATCGGCTGGGCGAGGTGCACCTTCTCGCGGATCACCACCGGCGAGTCCCCGAGGGTGGTCTCGACGACGCCGTCCTCGGAGGGCTCGGGCGCGAGGTCCTGCGGCTCCGGCTCGGGCTCGGCGGGGACCGGGACGGAACCGGTCGGCGCCTGCGAGCGCCCCCGGTGGTTCTTGCGCCGGTCACGCGCCCGGCGCAGCCTCTCGGTCAGCTTGTCGATCGCCAGGTCGAACGCCCCGTAGCGGTCGTCCGCGCACGCCTCGGCCCGGATCACCGGTCCCTTGCCGACCACGGTGAGCTCGACCCGCTCGGCGGCCGCAGCCTGCCGGGGGTTGGGCTCGTGGGTCACCTCGACGTCGATGCGCTGCGCACGGGGCGCGAGCTGCTCGAGCTTGGCGAGCTTGTCCGTCACGTGCTGACGGAAACGCTCGGGGACGTCGGTGTGACGGCCTGCGACGACGATCTCCATGGGATACCTCCTGGAGGTCCGGGGGGCGGGGTCCTCCCCCGCCCGGCAGCGTGCTCTCGAACGCCCTCGTGGGGCGGGATGCGGGCACCACCTCCTCGTGCGGGCGCGCCCGCCGAGACCCGGGAACCGGGTGACGTCCCTGCCGCCCGGCTGCTCTGGGGCACCACGCTAGCCCGGCGCGGTCGTGGGTTCCAACCAGGACGGCGGCGCGCCGGGCGGAGGGGTGACGGCGAGCACCACGGCGCCGCGCGGGCGCGCCCCCTCCCGCTCCAGCGCGGCGCGGCAGGCGGCCAGCGTCGCCCCCGTGGTCAGGACGTCGTCGACCAGCAGCACGTCGGCGCCCGCGAGGGCGGCACGGGCACGCGGGTGCACGCGCACCCGGCCTGCGAGGTTGGCCGCGCGCCCGCGGACGCCGAGCCCGACCTGGTCCGCACCCCCGCGGGCGAGACGCAGCGCGGGCACCACCGGCACCGCGGCGGGGACCCGGACGCGTGGCGTCGGCACGGCAGGCCGGGTCGGGACGGCGGGCACGGCGTCCGCGAGCCCCGCGGCGAGTGCCCCGGCCAGGCCGGCCACCAGGTCCTCGCCGCGCCTCGCCGCGCCCGCCCGCGAGGCCGGCGCCGGCACCACGACCAGCCGGCCCGGTGGCGGCACCACCCCGCGGAGCGCGACCCGCGGCGCACCGGGCGGCCCCGGCACGCCGGACGCAGGGGGCGCCGCGCGCGCGGCGGCCACCTCCGCCACCAGGACCGGAGCCGCACGGCGCACCACGGCTGCGAACCAGGGCGACACGTCGGCCCGCCCGCCGTCCTTCCACGCCACGACCGCGCGCCGCACGGTGCCCGCCCCCACGGCGAGCGCCCAGACCGGCAGGACGGTCCCGTCGAGGCGGTCGAGCCGGCCGGCCGCGTGCTCGCACCGGCGGGGCGGGCCGGACCAGCGGTGCAGGCACGCCGGGCACAGCGCGCGCCCCGGCCGCGCGCAGCCGGCGCAGGTCACGGGGAGCACCAGGTCCACCAGGTCGTGCAGCAGCCGCGTCATCCCGCCATGCTGCGCGGCCCCGGCCCGCCGCGCCTCCGGCGTCCCCAGGTCGAGCGCGCCCCCGCACGGTCCCCCGCCCTGGGGAGGACCTGGCGCCCGCTCAGCCCGCGAACGCCGGGTCGCGCACGCCGTCCGCGACCCGCTCCCAGCTGGACCCCGAACGGGCGTACAGCGCCCCGTCGGCGGTGGCGACGTACAGGACCCCGTCGCCCTTGCCGCCCGCGATGTCCACCGAGTCCACGATCGGCGGGCGGGCCTGCACCTGGCCGGACAGCGGCACGAGGTGGTACACGTCGGTCGTCGTGCTGCCGGAGCGCCCCAGGACGCCGAGCGTGCTCTCGTCGACCCAGACGACGCGGGTCGCGTCCAGCAGCGTCACACCGGTGCGCCACGCCTCGCCGACCACCTGCGGCGTGCCGGAGCCGTCGCGCACCACCGCGGCGACGTCGACGCGCACGCCGTCCGACCCGGACGACACGACGGCGACCCGCGTCGCGTCCCGCGCCATCCGCACCGACCGCACGGTGCGGCCCTGCAGCCACTCCCCCTCGACCTCGACCACCGTGCCCTCCGCGTCGACCGCGAGCAGGCGCCCGGGGAGCGACGACGAGGCAGTCCAGACCCACCCGAGCCGGTCGACGGACGGCCCGACCAGGTCCGGCTCGCGCAGCAGCAGCTCCGACGGGGTGCCCGTCAGCGGCACCGTCACCAGCCGGTCCGTGCCGGACAGCACGACGCGCAGGTCACCGGAGCCGTCCCGCGCCGGGTCCCGGGCGTCCAGCCCCGCCAGCGACGCCACGCCCTCGACCTCGACGAGCTCGCCCTGGTCGAGCCGCACCAGCCCGCCGTCGTGCAGCGCCTCGAGCGACCCGCCCCCGTCCTGACCGCGCTCCAGCTCCGCGGGCTCGGCGCCCAGCGGCACGCCGCCGGCCGTCACGTCCACGGCCCGCACCCGGGCGATGCGCAGCGACGCCTCGAGCTGCGCCTGCAGCAGCGCCCGGTCCTCGGGCTCGGGCGGCAGCGACCCCGCGGACAGGCTGACCGCCGCGCGCCCCTCGTCGTCGACCGAGACCGCGTCGGGCTGCAGCGCGGCCCCCTCGGGGATGGGGTTGCGCACCGCGTCGCGCAGCCAGTCCGACGGGCCGGCGATGAGCGCGCGCACGATGGAGGTCGCGAGGTTCCGCACGGGGAACCAGCGCGTCTCCGGCACCAGGAACAGGCCGTCGCCGGAGACGAAGTACACCGTCGCCGACCGGTAGATCGCCTCGAAGTTCGGCTGCGACAGCACGACGCCGTCCTCGAGACCGGAGATGCGCCACTGCCCGTCGTCGTCCTGCACCAGGTCGAAGACCAGCGACTCCTCCGCGTCCGGCCCCGCCTGCGCGTACCGGCCCTCCGCGTCGATCCGGGCCGCGACCCGGATGGTCACCTGGACCTGGTACTGCCCCTCCAGGCGGATGTCGGGGCTCGACGCGGTGGAGTACACGACGACGCGCTCGCGCGGGCTCCAGGACCGGCGGGCCTCGCCGGACAGGTACTCGCGGGCGTTGCGGAAGTCGTCACCGGCGTCCGCGGTGGTGGTCGTGTCCCGGCTGAACCCGGCGGCGCTCGCCCCGAGGAACCCCCGCACGATGTCCTCCTGCGACCCGTCCTGCGGGGGCGGGTCGCCCAGCGGCTCCACGGGGCCCTGGTCCGTGACGCCCTCGACGCCGACGCCCACGGGCCCGGAGGTCGGGATGCCGACGCACCCCGCGAGGCTGAGCAGCAGGACGGCCAGCAGGCCCGCCAGGGCTCCGCGGCTCCGGTGCCGGGGTGTCATCCGTCCTCCCGGGACGTGGGACGGGCAGCGGCCGTGCGCCGGGCCACCGCCTGCTGGGCCTCGCGCGCCCGCTCGACGACGTCGAACGAGCCGGTGGTGGGCGGCAGGTCGGGGAGGGCCGCCGGGTCGACGCCACGCTCCGGCGCGCCGGCGTCGTCGGGACGCGGGTCCGCCTCCGGGTCCGCCGGCGGCTCGAGCGGCAGCGGCGAGCCGGACAGCACGATGCCGGCACGGCGCGGTAGGGTCAGTCGGAACGAGGCGCCCTGGTGCGGCCGGCCCCACGCCTCGAGCCAGCCGCCGTGCAGGTGGGCGTCCTCCAGGGAGATCGCGAGGCCGAGCCCCGTGCCGCCGGTCGTGCGCGCGCGGGCGGGGTCCGCGCGCCAGAACCTGTCGAACACGTGCTCGGCCTCGTCGCGCGTCATCCCGACGCCGTGGTCGCGCACCGTGACCGCGACCGCGCGGTCGTCGGCGCCCACCGTGACCTCCACGTCGGTGCCGTCGGCGTGCTCGATGGCGTTCACCAGGAGGTTGCGCAGCACCCGCTCGACGCGCCGCGGGTCGACGTCGGCGACGCAGCTGTCGTCGGGCTGGGTGACGGACAACCACGTGCCCTTGCGCCCGGCGAGGGGCACGGCCTGGTCCACGGCGGCGCCCACGATGTCGCGGACGTCCCGCGCCTCCGCGTCGAGGACGGCTGCGCCCGCGTCGAACCGGCTGATCTCCAGCAGGTCGCCGAGCAGGTCCTCGAACCGGTCGAGCTGCTGCTGCAGCAGCTCCGCCGACCGCCGCACGGCCGGCGGGAAGTCGTCGCGGGACTCGTAGAGCATCTCGCCGGCCATCCGCACCGTCGTCAGCGGGGTGCGCAGCTCGTGCGAGACGTCGGAGACGAAGCGCCGCTGGAGCGCCGAGAGGTTCTCCATCCGCACGATCTGGTCCTGCAGGCTCTCGGTCATCTCGTTGAACGACCGCCCCAGCCGCGCGAGCTCGTCCTCGCCCCGCACCGCCATGCGCTCGTCGAGGTTGCCGTCCGCGATGCGCTCCGCGACGTGCGCCGCGAGCCGCACGGGCCGCACGACCTGCCGCGTGACGAGCCAGGTCATCGTGACGAGCAGGGCCACGAGCGCGACGCCGGCGATGCCCAGGACGCCCAGCAGGAAGTCGAGGCGGTCCTGCTCGGCCTGCAGCGAGTACAGGAAGTACAGCTCGAAGGAGCCGGCGGACGGCACGGTGACGACCTGCCCCACGACGACCCCGGGCTCGACCCGGCCCGTCCCGGAGGACGTCGCCGGCCACGCGACGGACTCCCAGCGCTGGCCGTCGTTGCGGGCGGTCGCGTCGCGCAGCTCGTCCGACACGAGCTGGAGCAGCGTGGAGTCCGACGCCGGACTCGTCACGAGGATCGGCTGCTGCTGCCCGCGCGTGCGCAGGATGAAGACCTCGCGCTCCCCCGAGCCGCCGGAGCGCAGCGCGCTGACCATGTCGTTGAGGAGCTGCTGGATCTCCGGGGCGGTGGCCGCCGTCGAGGCGTCGAACGTCTTCTGGGCCTGAGCCGCCGACCGCGCGGACTCCGCGAGCACCTGGTCGACCCGGGCCGTGAACAGCCCGTCGCGCACGCTGATCGACAGGTACCCGCCGAGCACGACGAGCGCCACCAGCCCCGCGGCCAGCGTCCACGTGATGACGCGCGCCTGCAGCGAGCCGCGCCAGCCGCGCACCAGACGGCGCAGCCGCGCCGCGGACCGCACGGCCAGCAGGCGGCGCACCCGCGTCGACCGTCCCGGCGCCCCCGGCGAGAAGGGTGCCGGCGGGGGCCCGCTCACGACGGCGTCGCGCCCGCCTTGTAGCCGACGCCGCGGACGGTCACGACGATCTCCGGTCGCTCGGGGTCCGCCTCGATCTTCGAGCGCAGCCGCTGCACGTGCACGTTCACGAGGCGGGTGTCGGCGGCGTGGCGGTACCCCCACACCCGCTCCAGCAGCACCTCGCGGGTGAAGACCTGCCAGGGCTTGCGCGCCAGGGCGACGAGCAGGTCGAACTCCAGGGGCGTCAGCGGGATCGGCGCGCCGCCGCGGGTGACGCGGTGGCCGGTGACGTCGATCGACAGGTCCCCGATGCGCAGGTGCTCGGGGGCGGGCTCGTCGCTGCGCCGCAGGCGGGCCCGGACGCGCGCGATCAGCTCCTTCGGCTTGAACGGCTTCGCGATGTAGTCGTCCGCGCCGGACTCCAGACCCAGCACGACGTCCACCGTGTCCGCCTTCGCCGTCAGCATGACGATCGGCACGCCCGACTCCGCGCGGATGAGGCGGCACACCTCGGTGCCGTCCTTGCCGGGCAGCATGAGGTCGAGCAGCACGAGGTCCGGCTGCGAGGCCCGGAACGTCTCCAGAGCCTCGTCCCCGTCCGCGCAGAACACCGGATCGAACCCCTCGGAGCGCAGCACGATGCCGATCATCTCGGACAGGGCGGTGTCGTCGTCGACCACGAGAACGCGTCCCTTCATCGGACCATGATGGCATCCGCGGGCAGCTCGCGGGGCAGACGCCGGCCGGATGGCCGCGGGCCGGACCGCACGCCCCCGCCCAGGCTGACGTGGCACGATGGCCGCAGCCGCGACGCGGGACCTCCGGGCCCCGCGCGACGACCCCGCCCGGGCACCCGACCCGGCCCGCCCGCCCCGAGCAGCCAGGAGCACGCGATGAGCACGCCGCACGACGAGGGCCGCCCGCAGGACGCGCCCGACGCCGGCGAGGACCCGCGCCCCGCGCCCCGCTACGGGCAGTACGCGCCCCCGGGGTGGCAGCCGCCCGCCCCGGACGGGGGCGCCGCGACGCCGTGGGGCGATCCGTCCACCCACCCGGGCGCCGCCCGTCCGGGTGGCTGGACGCCGGCGGGCGGCCAGGGCGGGTACGGCGGCGCCCCCGGGCAGCCCGCTGCGCCCGGGTACGGGCAGCAGCCGGGCCACGGGCAGCATCCCGGGTACCCGCCGGCGCCCGGGTACCCGCAGCAGCCCGGGTACCCGCCGGCGCCCGGGTACCCGCAGCAGCCGGGGTACGGCCAGCAGCCCGGGTACGGCCAGCAGGGGCCCGGCGCGCCGACGCCGTACGGCTGGGGCCCCGCGCCCTACCAGCCACCGGTCGCGCAGCCCGGCATCGTCCCGCTGCGCCCGCTGAGCATCTGGGAGATCTTCGACGGCGCGTTCCGCGCGATCCGGCACAACCCGAAGACGATGTTCGGCCTCACCGCCGTCGTCGTCACGGTCGCCACCGCGCTCGGCGCCCTCGTGCAGTGGTACCTCGCGGGCCTGGTCGCCAACGAGGTGAACGGCTGGTTCACCACCGGCGGCGTGGGCGGGGCCGAGCTCGACCTGGTCGGCGAGTCGTTCGGCTCGTCGCTGGCCTCGCTCGCCGGGCTGCCGCTGACCGCGCTGGCGTCGTCCATCCTCACCGGGCTGCTCATCATCTCGGTCAGCCGGTCGGTGATCGGCCAGCGCGCGCAGGTCGGGGACGTCGTGCGCGGCTCCGGCAAGCGGCTGTGGTGGGTGATCGCGTTCGGGATCATGCAGTCGCTCGCGGTGCTGCTGCTGTCGGGCGCGGTGGTCGGGCTGACGATCCTGCTCTGGAACACCACCGAGAGCCCCGGCCTGACGGTGCTGGTCGCCCTCGTCGGCGCCGCCGTGCTCGTCGTGGCCGCGTTCTGGCTGACGGTCCGCACGATGCTCGCCCCGGCGGCGCTCATGCTCGAGGGCGGCCGGTTCTGGGCGTCGGTCGCCCGGGCCTGGCGCCTGACGCGCGGCAGCTTCTGGCGGCTGCTGGGCCTGTACCTGCTGGTGTCGATCCTCGTGGGCATCGTCGCGTCGCTGGTCGCGGTCCCGTTCACGACGATCGCGACGCTGCTGCTCGACGACCCGTTCCTCACCAGCGGCGCGGGGATCGCGCTCTCGGCCGTGGGCCAGGCGCTCGGCAGCACCGTCAGCACCGTGTTCATGGCGGGCGTCATCGCGCTGGCCTACATCGACGTGCGGATGCGCCGTGAGGGCCTGGACGTCGAGCTCGCGCGGGCGGCGGGGGACGCCGGGCGGTGACGTCCGCCGCGCTCCGGCTGCTCGCCCTGCGGGGCGAGGTCCCGGTCGTGCCCGACGCCGACCAGGCGCGGGGGTGGCTCGAGCGCGAGCTCGCCGACCCCGTGTACCACCAGCAGCCGAGCATCCTCAGCCGCCTGCTGGAGTGGCTGCGCGACCTGTTCGCGCGCGCCGACGGGGCGGCGCTGGGCGACGTCGGCACCCTCCTCGTGGTCGTGGGGGTGCTGGCCGTGGTCGTGGTCGTCACGTTCCTCGTCACCGGCCCGGTGCGACGCAGCCGCCGGCTCGCGCGCGCGGGTTCCGTGCTGGACGCGGACGACCGGCGGTCCGCGGCCGAGCTGCGCGCCGCCGCGGACGCGGCGGCCGCCCGGGGCGACTGGGCCGCGGCGGTCGCGGACCGGTTCCGCGCCGTGGTGGGGGGGGGGGGGGGCCCCCCCCCCCGGGGGGCCCCCCCCGGGGGGCCCCCCCGGGGGCCCCCGCCCCCCCCGGGGGGGGCCCCCCCCCGCGACGACGTCCCGGCCGAGCTGCTCGACCTCGGTGTACGGCGACGTCGTGCCGGGCGCCGCGGACGACGCGGCGCTGCGGGAGCTCGACGCGCGGCTCGCCGCGACCCGGCCCACCGGGGCGCCGGGGCGCCGGGGGGCGGGGGGGGGCCCCCCGGCAAGCCACCCGAGAGACAGCAGGCACCCCCCCCCGCACCCGCGCCCGCCGCCCCGGCCCGCGCCGTCATCACGCCCCCCGGACCGTCCGTCCCGGGCCCCGGGCGTCCCGACGGGACCGTCCTCGGCGACGGGACGACCGCCCGGAGCCGCGCCCGGTCGCGCTGGCGCCAGTACCGCTGGGTGCTCGTGGTGGCCGGCGTGCTGGCCCTGGCGGTGCTCGCGGCGGTGCTGCCCGCGCCGGTCCGCAGCACCACCCCCCTCGCGCCGGACAACCCGCACGCGAACGGCGCCCGCGCGGTCGCGGAGGTGCTGGCCGACCAGGGGGTGACCACGACCTACGTCCGCAGCACGGCAGCCGCGGCCGCCGCGGCCGGCCCGGGTACGACGCTCCTCGTCACCAGCGACTGGCTGCTGACCGACCCCCAGGTGGACGCCGTCGTCGGCTCCGGCGCGGACCTGGTGCTGCTCGACCCGTCGTACCTGCTGGCGGCCGCCGTGCCGGGGCTCGAGACCGGCTGGAGCGGCAGCGGGACGCCGACGCGGCTGACCGCCACGTGCGCCGACACCGACGCCGCGGCCGCGGGCACGATCACGGGCTCGGGGGCGGGGGTCGTGGTGAGCGGGAACCGCCCGCCCGCCGGTGCCTCCCTGTGCTTCCCGCTGCCCGGCACCGAGCCGCAGGCCTACCTCTACGCCGACGTCGAGTCCGACGGCCGCCGCGTCACCGTCCTGGGCGACGCCGGACTGCTGACGAACGCCCGGGTCGCGGACGACGGCAACGCGGCGCTCGTGCTCCGGGCGCTCGGTCGGCACGACGAGCTGGTGTGGTACGTGCCCTCCGCCACCGACACCGGCGACGGCGGCGCGGCCGGCCCGGGGCTCGCCGACCTGCTGCCGCCCCCCGCCCGCCTGGTGCTGCTGCAGGCCCTCGTCGTCGTGCTAGCGCTCGCGCTCTGGCGCGGCCGGCGCCTGGGCCGCGTCGTCGTCGAGCGCCTGCCCGTGGTCGTGCGGTCCGCCGAGACCACGCGCGGCCGTGGACGCCTCTACCGGGTGGCACGGGCGCACGGTCACGCGGCCGCCTCGCTCCGGGCCGGCACGGCCGCGCGGCTCGCCCGCCGGCTCGGCCTGCCGCGGTCGGCAGACGCCCCCTCCCTGATCACCGCGGTCGCGCGAGCAGCGCACCGTGACGAGACCGAGGTCCGCGACCTGCTGTACGGACCGCCACCCCCGTCGGACGCGGGCCTGGAGACCCTGGCCCGCCTGCTCGACCAGCTCGAGAGCGAGGTTCACCCCACGTGACCCAGGACCACCCCGCCCCGACCCCGTGGCAGCCGGAGCCGGTGACCCCGCCGGCGCCCGCCGCTCCCCCGGCGGCGTCGGCAGCGCCCGCCGCTCCCCCCGCCCCGGCGGCCCCTCCGGCGCCCTCGGCCGACCTCCGCGAGGCGCTCGGCGCCGTCCGCACCGAGGTCGGCCGCGCGGTCGTCGGCCAGGAGGCCGCCGTCACCGGTCTCG is a window encoding:
- a CDS encoding DUF4350 domain-containing protein, whose product is MTSAALRLLALRGEVPVVPDADQARGWLERELADPVYHQQPSILSRLLEWLRDLFARADGAALGDVGTLLVVVGVLAVVVVVTFLVTGPVRRSRRLARAGSVLDADDRRSAAELRAAADAAAARGDWAAAVADRFRAVVGGGGGPPPRGAPPGGPPRGPPPPPGGAPPRDDVPAELLDLGVRRRRAGRRGRRGAAGARRAARRDPAHRGAGAPGGGGGPPGKPPERQQAPPPAPAPAAPARAVITPPGPSVPGPGRPDGTVLGDGTTARSRARSRWRQYRWVLVVAGVLALAVLAAVLPAPVRSTTPLAPDNPHANGARAVAEVLADQGVTTTYVRSTAAAAAAAGPGTTLLVTSDWLLTDPQVDAVVGSGADLVLLDPSYLLAAAVPGLETGWSGSGTPTRLTATCADTDAAAAGTITGSGAGVVVSGNRPPAGASLCFPLPGTEPQAYLYADVESDGRRVTVLGDAGLLTNARVADDGNAALVLRALGRHDELVWYVPSATDTGDGGAAGPGLADLLPPPARLVLLQALVVVLALALWRGRRLGRVVVERLPVVVRSAETTRGRGRLYRVARAHGHAAASLRAGTAARLARRLGLPRSADAPSLITAVARAAHRDETEVRDLLYGPPPPSDAGLETLARLLDQLESEVHPT